The Polyangia bacterium DNA window GCTGCGATCGGGTCGGGTTGGATCTTCCTTTGCGCGGCGGCCCTGGGATGCACCGGGGCGATCGGCGCTGGCGGCGCATCGAAAGGCGGCGTGCAAACCACCACCGGCACCGGCGGCAACTCTGGCTTGGGCGTCGGCGGCACGGTCGGCACCAGTGCTTGCGCGCCATCCACCAGCTTCGCGCCGCCGCGACTGTGGCGGTTGAACGACCAGCAATACGGCAACGTCGTGCACGACGTGTTCGGTTCGGCGATCACCGTCCCCGCCGCGGTCAGCGAGGCCAGCGTCTTGGGCGCGGAAGCGGTGACCAGCGCTGACCGCCTGACCATCGGCAGCGAGATGACCGCCGGCAATTACATGGACTCGGCGCACAGCACGGCGGTCAGCGCGGTGGCGGACTTGCCGGCGCTGCTCGGCTGCGGATCGGCGACGACGGTCGATCCAAGCTGTGTGCAGAGCTTCATCCAGACCAAGGTGGCGCGGGCCTTCCGGCGCCCGGTCACCGACGACGAGGCGCAGAGCATGCTGGCCCTTTACCAGCTGGGCGCGCCCGACGGGCCAGCCGAGGGCGTGCGCGTGTTGATGGAGTACGTGCTGCAAGCGCCGGCGTTCTTGTGGCGGACGGAGCTGGGCGGCATGCCCGCGGCGACCAGCGCGCCGCAACCTCTAGGGTCGTACGAGCTGGCCGGAGCGCTGGGATTTCTGTTCCTCAACTCGGCGCCCGACGGCGAGCTGTGGGATAAGGCGACCACCGGGACATTGACCGATCCGACCGTGCTGGCCATGGAAGTGGATCGCCTGATGGTGCTACCGGCGGTCAAGGCCAACGTGGCCAGCCAGGTGGGAAGCTGGCTGGACGTGCTGAAAGCCGAGGCCACGGTCAAAGACCCGAACGTCTTCCCTCAATTCACTGATCAGATCAAAAACGAGCTGACCCAGAGCGCGCAGCTGTTCGTGCAGGACGTGGTGGAGAGCGGCAAGCTGTCCGACTTGCTGACCTCGCCGCGCATGTTCTTGAACCAAGAGCTGGCGACGCTGTACGGCGTTCCGGGCGTCATCGGACAATCGCTGGTGCCGGTGGACGTCGCGGCGCCGGAACGACACGGCGGAATCCTTACCCAGCCGGCGTTGCTGGCGGCGAACGCCCACGTCGACGGCGGCGACGTCGTTCACCGTGGCCTCTACATCTATTTGTCGATGGTGTGCGGGGCCACCCCGCCGTCGCCACCAGCCAACGCCGCCTCCGTCAACAACGCTTTGCCAGCCGATTACAACCAGCGGCAGCGGGCGGCCTTCCGCGCCTCGCGTGCCGATTGCGCGATCTGCCACACCAACTTTGATCCCTTCGGCCTTTTGACCGAGCGGTACGATCCGATCGGGCGCTACGCGGAAAAGGACGCCGCCGGGCAGACCATCGATCAAAGCGCGACGATCAACGTCGGAAGCAAGGTCCTGGACGGGCCGGCGAACGGGATTGGCGATCTGATCAGCCGCCTGCAATCGTCGCGGCAATTCTCGGACTGCGCGTCGGGCAAGCTGGCGGCCATCGCCCTCGGCCGCGTCGTCAGCACCGACAACACCTGCGCGCTGCGCGACGTGCAGGACGACTTCGCCAAGAG harbors:
- a CDS encoding DUF1592 domain-containing protein, with translation MEPMFRAAIGSGWIFLCAAALGCTGAIGAGGASKGGVQTTTGTGGNSGLGVGGTVGTSACAPSTSFAPPRLWRLNDQQYGNVVHDVFGSAITVPAAVSEASVLGAEAVTSADRLTIGSEMTAGNYMDSAHSTAVSAVADLPALLGCGSATTVDPSCVQSFIQTKVARAFRRPVTDDEAQSMLALYQLGAPDGPAEGVRVLMEYVLQAPAFLWRTELGGMPAATSAPQPLGSYELAGALGFLFLNSAPDGELWDKATTGTLTDPTVLAMEVDRLMVLPAVKANVASQVGSWLDVLKAEATVKDPNVFPQFTDQIKNELTQSAQLFVQDVVESGKLSDLLTSPRMFLNQELATLYGVPGVIGQSLVPVDVAAPERHGGILTQPALLAANAHVDGGDVVHRGLYIYLSMVCGATPPSPPANAASVNNALPADYNQRQRAAFRASRADCAICHTNFDPFGLLTERYDPIGRYAEKDAAGQTIDQSATINVGSKVLDGPANGIGDLISRLQSSRQFSDCASGKLAAIALGRVVSTDNTCALRDVQDDFAKSGSFTGLMRAIATSPAFQTRDARLQ